From a region of the Myroides sp. JBRI-B21084 genome:
- a CDS encoding 2-oxo acid dehydrogenase subunit E2 codes for MPRLSDTMTEGTVASWLKKVGDQVSEGDILAEIETDKATMEFESFHKGTLLYIGVQEGETAAVDSVLAIIGNQGEDYQALLNGTSTVSTNEISTSSDNEQEQTQSTEVEVEIPANVNVVTMPRLSDTMTEGTVATWLKKVGDTVAEGDILAEIETDKATMEFESFYSGSLLHIGIQEGESAPVDSVLAIIGPAGTDVAAILATGGKKASISAQTMPETVEKAVEVKVESNTNAVTTNTRIFASPLAKKIAQEKGINLADLKGSGENGRIVKSDVENYTPSTVNNAVEAKAESKPAATVNVVTPAGTVFAEEVKNSQMRKTIARRLTESKFTAPHFYLTIEVNMDNAMQSRALINSLPDTKVSFNDMVVKACAMALKKHPKVNSQWTETATIINHHVNIGVAVAVEDGLVVPVVNHTDLMSLTQIGATVKDLAGKARNKKLQPKEMEGSTFTVSNLGMFGIEEFTSIINQPNSAILSVGAIIEKPVVKNGQIVVGNTMKVTLACDHRTVDGATGAEFLQTLKHFIENPVTMLA; via the coding sequence ATGCCTCGTTTAAGCGATACTATGACAGAAGGTACCGTGGCATCTTGGTTAAAAAAAGTTGGAGATCAAGTTTCTGAAGGTGATATTTTAGCAGAAATTGAAACCGATAAAGCTACTATGGAATTTGAATCGTTCCACAAAGGTACTTTATTATACATTGGTGTTCAAGAAGGCGAGACTGCTGCTGTTGATAGTGTTTTAGCAATTATTGGCAACCAAGGCGAAGATTACCAAGCATTATTGAATGGAACATCAACTGTATCAACAAATGAAATAAGTACAAGTTCTGATAACGAACAAGAACAAACACAATCTACAGAAGTTGAAGTTGAAATACCTGCAAATGTAAACGTAGTTACTATGCCTCGTTTAAGTGATACCATGACAGAAGGTACCGTTGCAACTTGGTTGAAAAAAGTTGGAGATACCGTTGCAGAAGGGGATATTTTAGCCGAGATTGAAACCGATAAAGCTACAATGGAGTTTGAATCGTTCTATTCTGGTAGTTTATTACATATAGGAATTCAAGAAGGGGAATCGGCTCCTGTTGATAGTGTTTTAGCTATTATTGGACCAGCTGGTACCGATGTTGCTGCTATATTAGCAACTGGTGGTAAAAAAGCCTCTATTTCTGCCCAAACAATGCCAGAAACGGTTGAAAAAGCTGTAGAAGTAAAAGTTGAAAGTAATACAAATGCTGTAACTACCAATACACGTATTTTTGCATCGCCTTTGGCAAAGAAAATTGCTCAAGAAAAGGGAATTAATCTTGCAGATTTAAAAGGTTCTGGTGAAAATGGTCGTATTGTTAAAAGCGATGTTGAAAATTATACACCTTCAACCGTAAATAATGCTGTTGAAGCAAAAGCTGAAAGTAAACCTGCCGCTACAGTAAATGTTGTAACACCTGCTGGAACTGTGTTTGCAGAAGAAGTTAAAAATTCACAAATGCGTAAAACCATTGCTCGTCGTTTGACTGAATCAAAGTTTACTGCACCGCATTTTTACTTAACAATAGAAGTAAATATGGACAACGCAATGCAATCGCGTGCCTTAATTAATTCGTTACCTGATACTAAAGTTTCTTTTAACGATATGGTAGTAAAAGCATGTGCCATGGCATTAAAAAAGCATCCAAAAGTAAATTCACAATGGACAGAAACGGCAACTATAATTAACCATCATGTAAATATTGGTGTAGCAGTTGCTGTTGAAGACGGTTTAGTGGTGCCTGTTGTAAACCATACCGATTTAATGAGTTTAACTCAAATTGGAGCAACAGTTAAAGATTTAGCCGGTAAAGCGCGCAATAAAAAATTACAACCTAAAGAAATGGAAGGATCTACCTTTACTGTTTCAAACTTAGGAATGTTTGGAATTGAAGAATTTACATCAATTATCAATCAACCAAATTCTGCAATTTTATCAGTTGGTGCAATTATTGAAAAACCAGTTGTTAAAAACGGACAAATAGTTGTTGGTAATACAATGAAAGTTACTTTAGCATGCGACCACAGAACGGTTGATGGTGCTACTGGTGCAGAATTTTTACAAACATTGAAACATTTTATAGAAAATCCAGTAACAATGTTGGCTTAA